In Ruminiclostridium papyrosolvens DSM 2782, the following proteins share a genomic window:
- a CDS encoding glycoside hydrolase family 3 C-terminal domain-containing protein: protein MQINPIDKKIEELLSMMTLEEKAGMCHGNGLFRTGGVERLGIHPIVFSDGPLGIRNEFADNRWETVGGNTDFVTYLPACTALAATFNRTLAERVGEVLGCEARGRGKDVILAPGVNIIRTPLCGRNYEYFSEDPMLTAELASALIKGVQRFDVAACVKHFAANNQETERLTVSAQVDERTLRELYYPAFEATVKAGVLTVMTAYNRLNGTFCSHSSELITEILREEWGFEGVVVSDWGAVHDTVVPAEAGLDIEMSVTSDFDDYFFAKPLINAVQNGKISESILDDKVRRILKLMFRLNMFSKDRKRGGFNLPQHQQTVLEAAKESFVLLKNDNSVLPLNADKIRTVAVIGNNADKKHSTGGDSAAVKALFEVTPLSGIVMRLAGGAKVSYYPGCLDETYSKHEFHIPSNADEKTRTEIEEKARAAQEEYKNVKIRLENEAIQAAQTADAVIFVGGTGHEQESEGRDRADMTLPYQQDKLLESILAVNPNTVVVILSGSQVDMSSWINNAPAVLQGFFSGMHTGTALAEVLFGDENPSGHLPFTIPAKEEDTGVKALGEYPGGEKVFYKDGLFVGYRYHDAYKVPPLFPFGHGLSYTDFSLGKGVVRQISGSCKEYEINADVTNTGDRKGAQSVQLYVEPPRKADSPIRTLKGFEKVCLNPGETKTITFKLDERTFSEFRTNTGWVFVPGEYTIHIGTSSRELPIAMTLTL, encoded by the coding sequence ATGCAAATTAATCCTATAGATAAAAAAATAGAAGAACTACTGTCCATGATGACTTTAGAGGAAAAGGCGGGCATGTGTCACGGCAATGGGTTATTCCGCACAGGTGGAGTAGAAAGACTGGGAATTCATCCCATTGTATTTTCCGACGGGCCTTTGGGCATACGCAATGAGTTTGCAGATAATCGGTGGGAAACGGTAGGCGGCAATACAGATTTTGTTACATATCTGCCTGCCTGCACTGCCCTTGCCGCAACCTTCAACAGAACCCTTGCAGAGAGGGTGGGAGAAGTACTGGGCTGCGAAGCAAGAGGCCGTGGTAAGGACGTTATCCTTGCTCCGGGCGTAAATATTATACGTACACCTTTATGCGGCAGAAATTATGAGTATTTCAGTGAAGACCCCATGCTCACAGCAGAACTTGCATCAGCATTAATAAAAGGTGTACAGCGCTTTGATGTGGCAGCCTGCGTGAAGCATTTTGCCGCAAATAATCAGGAGACAGAACGTCTTACTGTCAGTGCCCAAGTGGATGAACGGACACTTAGGGAGCTGTATTATCCTGCATTTGAAGCAACTGTAAAGGCTGGAGTTCTTACAGTTATGACTGCGTATAACAGGCTAAATGGTACATTTTGCAGTCACAGCTCTGAGCTGATTACGGAAATTCTTCGTGAGGAATGGGGCTTTGAAGGTGTTGTGGTTTCGGATTGGGGAGCAGTACACGATACAGTGGTACCTGCAGAAGCCGGACTCGATATCGAAATGAGCGTAACTTCTGATTTTGATGACTACTTTTTTGCAAAACCCCTTATAAATGCTGTTCAAAACGGGAAAATCTCTGAAAGTATTCTTGATGATAAGGTACGACGAATACTTAAATTGATGTTCAGACTGAATATGTTCTCCAAAGACCGAAAGCGAGGCGGCTTCAATCTGCCTCAACACCAACAGACAGTACTTGAAGCAGCTAAGGAGAGTTTTGTTTTATTAAAAAATGACAATAGTGTACTCCCTCTTAATGCAGACAAAATTAGAACTGTTGCCGTTATCGGCAATAATGCAGACAAAAAACATTCCACAGGGGGAGATAGTGCGGCAGTCAAGGCACTATTTGAGGTTACGCCTTTATCCGGCATAGTTATGAGATTGGCAGGAGGAGCAAAGGTATCATATTATCCGGGGTGCCTGGATGAAACATATTCTAAGCATGAATTTCACATACCTTCTAATGCTGATGAAAAAACCCGTACTGAGATAGAAGAAAAGGCAAGAGCTGCTCAAGAGGAATATAAAAATGTTAAAATACGTCTTGAGAATGAGGCAATTCAGGCGGCACAAACTGCCGATGCAGTTATTTTCGTTGGAGGTACAGGTCACGAGCAGGAATCGGAGGGCCGAGACAGGGCGGATATGACTTTGCCTTACCAACAGGATAAACTTCTGGAAAGTATTTTAGCAGTAAACCCCAACACAGTGGTAGTCATATTAAGTGGTTCTCAGGTTGATATGAGCTCATGGATAAACAATGCACCTGCGGTTTTGCAGGGATTTTTTTCAGGCATGCACACTGGAACTGCGTTAGCAGAAGTTTTATTCGGTGATGAAAACCCAAGCGGACATCTCCCATTCACAATTCCGGCGAAAGAGGAGGATACAGGAGTTAAGGCACTGGGCGAATACCCAGGAGGGGAGAAGGTCTTTTATAAAGATGGCCTTTTTGTAGGATACCGTTATCACGATGCATATAAGGTACCACCGCTTTTTCCCTTTGGACACGGCTTGTCCTATACGGATTTTTCGTTGGGGAAGGGTGTAGTCAGACAGATTTCCGGCTCCTGTAAGGAGTATGAAATAAACGCAGATGTAACCAATACAGGGGATAGGAAAGGTGCGCAGTCAGTACAGCTATATGTGGAGCCACCAAGAAAAGCAGACTCCCCTATACGTACTTTAAAAGGTTTTGAAAAGGTATGTCTTAATCCCGGCGAAACCAAAACCATTACATTTAAACTTGATGAAAGAACTTTCTCGGAATTCCGCACTAATACAGGGTGGGTCTTTGTTCCGGGCGAATATACCATACACATTGGTACTTCATCCCGTGAGCTTCCCATAGCTATGACTCTTACACTTTGA
- a CDS encoding cache domain-containing sensor histidine kinase, translated as MFIKRLKEGWNNIRIRKKMIGIYIISVLLPVFFVSLYLTYSMSNLVYSRMVTEAKTDTLRVRDRVNELLYLMTNISDKIYFDKQLKKLISTKYDSFLESIDAWNSYPALKEYTKYYSQIEAITLYVDNSTICENGFFIKTTEDIRKEAWYKAAVRSGGNMIWQCFYNSDNNSYYLALVRRIPIDNNGNYAVMVMRVSYSYLTSVIQNERTTMLMTVDNDRIVLADNRKKLGTKMDIKGLTAVSGDREQILKDVTYENRKVFIVCDSFLPQKTRSTIKIINITPTSDITSQVFSTYITGIAIALISLVVPVLLMVLFTGSFSERILFIRTQIHRAASGDLDIPQDISGSDEIADLYTDLIKMIGDMKKLLQENYEHKLQQQKLLTKQNEAQFKMLASQINPHFLFNTLESIRMKAYVCGQREIATVIKLLGKSMRSLLELDDNAQPLKSELDFVRNYLEIQKFRFADRVDYTIDVQDGIDEKILKVLPLLIQPIVENAFVHGLEQKEGSGKIDIIVKRQQENILVTVKDNGLGMETRKLEEVQRKIKEAGGNTGKSIGLSNVNQRIKLYYGEAYGIRVDSSPGTGTTVWISFPEQPVKKQNILGKEW; from the coding sequence GTGTTCATCAAGCGTTTGAAAGAAGGTTGGAACAATATTCGGATACGCAAAAAAATGATCGGTATCTACATAATCTCCGTGCTGCTGCCGGTATTTTTCGTGAGCCTTTATTTAACCTACAGCATGTCAAATCTGGTTTACTCACGTATGGTTACCGAGGCTAAAACTGATACCCTTAGAGTGCGGGACCGTGTCAACGAGCTGTTATATCTTATGACTAACATTTCTGACAAAATTTATTTTGATAAACAGCTCAAAAAACTTATTTCAACTAAATACGATAGTTTTTTGGAGTCTATTGATGCTTGGAATAGTTACCCTGCACTTAAGGAGTATACAAAGTACTACAGCCAAATAGAAGCTATTACCTTGTATGTAGATAATAGCACCATATGTGAAAATGGCTTTTTTATTAAAACCACAGAAGATATTAGAAAAGAAGCATGGTATAAGGCGGCGGTTCGAAGCGGTGGGAATATGATATGGCAGTGTTTTTATAATAGTGATAACAATTCCTATTACCTTGCCTTGGTTCGTCGTATTCCAATTGACAATAATGGGAATTACGCCGTTATGGTAATGAGAGTAAGCTACAGCTATCTCACCTCTGTTATTCAGAACGAAAGAACAACCATGCTTATGACTGTGGATAATGACCGCATTGTACTGGCAGATAATCGCAAAAAGCTGGGTACAAAAATGGATATAAAGGGTTTAACTGCTGTATCCGGTGACAGAGAGCAAATTCTAAAGGATGTAACCTATGAAAACCGAAAGGTATTTATTGTCTGTGACTCCTTTCTTCCTCAGAAAACCCGCAGTACAATAAAGATTATTAATATAACACCTACCAGTGACATTACAAGTCAAGTTTTCTCTACATATATAACAGGGATTGCAATTGCACTCATCAGTCTTGTAGTACCTGTATTGCTTATGGTGCTATTTACCGGAAGCTTTTCAGAGCGTATTTTATTTATCAGAACTCAGATTCACAGGGCGGCCTCCGGGGATTTGGATATTCCGCAGGATATCAGCGGCAGTGATGAGATTGCCGACCTTTATACAGATTTGATTAAGATGATTGGCGATATGAAAAAGCTTTTACAGGAAAACTATGAGCACAAGCTCCAGCAGCAAAAGCTTCTGACAAAGCAAAATGAGGCACAGTTCAAGATGCTGGCCAGTCAGATTAATCCTCATTTTCTGTTTAATACTCTTGAAAGTATACGAATGAAGGCTTATGTCTGCGGTCAACGTGAAATTGCCACTGTTATAAAGCTTTTAGGGAAGTCTATGCGTAGTTTGCTGGAACTTGACGACAATGCTCAGCCATTGAAGAGTGAGCTGGATTTTGTTCGTAATTATTTGGAAATTCAGAAGTTCCGTTTTGCTGACAGGGTGGATTATACAATTGATGTTCAGGATGGTATTGATGAGAAAATTCTCAAGGTACTTCCTTTGTTGATACAGCCAATTGTTGAAAATGCCTTTGTGCACGGCTTGGAGCAAAAAGAGGGAAGTGGAAAAATAGACATTATCGTAAAAAGGCAGCAGGAAAATATACTGGTGACTGTAAAGGATAATGGGCTTGGAATGGAAACCCGTAAGCTGGAGGAGGTTCAACGCAAGATTAAGGAAGCAGGAGGGAATACAGGCAAAAGTATTGGACTATCAAATGTCAATCAGCGTATAAAGCTATATTACGGTGAAGCCTATGGAATCAGGGTGGACAGCAGTCCCGGAACAGGAACAACGGTATGGATTTCTTTTCCGGAACAGCCTGTAAAAAAACAAAATATCTTAGGAAAGGAATGGTAA
- a CDS encoding response regulator transcription factor, with product MDFFSGTACKKTKYLRKGMVSQMLKVLIIDDEPAVRAGLKAIIDWDSLGYEIAGEAADGHEGLRMLLGLNPDLCITDIRMPGLYGTEMLEKAREGGFDGKVIILTGYSDFEYARSAIRSGVSSFQLKPIEEDDLQEAIVKVRKTIMAEKEKLKSIQSSMNLIYEKQLTDLICGKVTTEAVNLNELKLNDNIYRVAVIKAGQSDADIPTLFDYEKEMRCICMDDLWVVLLQGGGITRFFVHMRDIFHKTPDLFVSLGRLCSKAEELHLSYADAKKIQQHSFYYQQSGNLVLWDDVCEDFSNGVNLDSIDIKEYIEAFYDYIEIGQEELLQNKMRSFESEYHRLNLHPDRFAGVLSNIFIRVRDMLSQNYQNLIIPDDGRIIHDIYRKQSLHEITDYILSEFLCFMKQIGNNSRDNIVKRLCMYIEANYAKDLKLESLAKIFCYNSSYLGRIFRSGTGESFNSYLDHVRIRKAKEMLAEGKYKVYEISYMVGYKNIDYFYRKFKYYVGRKPRDYWGEMPDLTTCIKKES from the coding sequence ATGGATTTCTTTTCCGGAACAGCCTGTAAAAAAACAAAATATCTTAGGAAAGGAATGGTAAGCCAAATGCTCAAGGTTTTAATCATTGATGACGAGCCGGCAGTAAGGGCTGGACTAAAGGCTATTATTGATTGGGACAGCCTTGGTTATGAGATAGCCGGAGAAGCAGCAGATGGGCATGAGGGTCTTCGTATGCTGCTTGGGCTTAACCCGGACCTATGTATTACCGATATCAGGATGCCGGGGTTGTATGGAACTGAGATGCTTGAAAAGGCAAGAGAAGGAGGCTTTGACGGCAAGGTTATAATCCTGACAGGTTATTCCGATTTTGAATATGCCCGCAGTGCCATTAGATCCGGTGTATCCTCCTTTCAGCTAAAACCTATAGAGGAAGACGATTTGCAGGAGGCAATTGTAAAGGTACGCAAAACGATTATGGCTGAAAAGGAAAAGCTTAAAAGTATTCAATCCAGTATGAATCTTATATATGAAAAGCAGCTTACAGACCTTATTTGCGGGAAGGTGACGACTGAAGCAGTAAATCTCAATGAGCTTAAACTAAATGATAATATTTACCGTGTTGCTGTTATAAAAGCTGGGCAGTCTGATGCAGATATCCCGACGCTTTTTGACTATGAAAAAGAGATGCGATGTATCTGTATGGACGATTTGTGGGTGGTTTTGCTGCAAGGAGGAGGTATTACACGCTTCTTTGTACATATGAGGGATATATTCCATAAGACGCCTGATTTGTTTGTTTCTTTGGGAAGACTGTGCAGCAAGGCTGAAGAACTTCACCTTTCCTATGCAGATGCCAAAAAGATACAACAGCACAGTTTCTATTATCAGCAATCGGGAAATCTCGTATTATGGGATGACGTATGTGAAGATTTTTCAAACGGAGTAAACCTTGATTCTATTGACATAAAAGAATATATTGAGGCTTTTTACGATTATATTGAAATAGGGCAGGAGGAGTTGCTGCAAAATAAAATGAGGAGCTTCGAGTCGGAATACCATAGACTCAATCTCCATCCCGACCGATTTGCAGGAGTTCTATCAAATATCTTTATACGAGTTCGGGATATGCTGTCTCAAAACTACCAGAATCTCATAATTCCCGATGACGGAAGAATAATTCATGATATATACAGAAAACAGAGTTTGCATGAAATTACAGATTACATATTAAGTGAATTTTTATGTTTTATGAAGCAGATAGGGAATAATTCACGGGACAATATAGTAAAGAGACTTTGTATGTATATTGAAGCCAATTATGCCAAGGACTTGAAGCTGGAATCCCTTGCTAAGATTTTTTGTTATAACAGCTCCTATCTGGGAAGAATTTTCAGAAGCGGAACAGGTGAGAGCTTCAATTCCTATCTTGACCATGTCCGAATTCGCAAAGCTAAAGAAATGCTTGCGGAAGGAAAATACAAGGTTTATGAAATTTCTTATATGGTAGGGTACAAAAATATAGACTATTTTTACAGGAAGTTTAAATACTATGTGGGACGAAAACCCAGAGACTATTGGGGCGAAATGCCGGACTTGACTACATGTATCAAAAAGGAGAGTTAA
- a CDS encoding beta-galactosidase: MNKYMPIGNKFPHILHGGDYNPEQWLETPNIINEDFRLMKLAHCNTMTVGIFSWVALEPEEGKYRLDWLDDIMDRLAQNGMKAVLATPSGAKPPWMSQKYPEILRTQADRLKDLHGGRHNHCFTSPIYRKKVSRINRMLAERYGNHPALILWHISNEFSGECHCPLCQNEFRKFLQNKYDNDLERLNHEWWTGFWSHRYTDWSQIESPSPRGEHETHGLILDWKRFVSHQTIDFFKNEIKPLRELTPEVPVTTNLMGTFPGIEYRELAKELDVVSWDNYPTWHTTEQTDWKIGLRTSFVHDLNRSLKQGKPFMMMESTPSTVNWQKTNKLKRPGMHMLSSLQAVAHGSDTVQYFQWRKSRGSFEKFHGAVVDHSGHENTRVFRDVAQLGQALEKLDEVVGTTAHSQVAIIFDWENRWALEEAQALARERLQYEETCISHYAAFWKQGVTVDIIGAREDLSQYKLVIAPMLYMTHPGVGERIEAFVREGGTFVTTYWSGIVNENDLCHLGGFPGPLLGVTGIWSEEIDTLHADENNSLLMSENFLGLSGSYRVMDFCELIRPEAAQVLAVYGDDFYQGRPALTVNRFGKGDAYYMAARTGEEFLDDFYMALMEKLSLTRTIETKLPIGVTAQQRTDGQYRYIFIMNFNSKKEQISLNGIYTDMFTQVDKQGVLELDPFDVKVLKAKAK; the protein is encoded by the coding sequence ATGAACAAATACATGCCTATTGGAAACAAGTTTCCCCACATCCTCCACGGCGGAGATTATAATCCTGAACAGTGGTTGGAGACTCCAAATATAATAAATGAAGATTTTCGTCTTATGAAGCTAGCCCATTGTAATACAATGACAGTTGGCATTTTTTCATGGGTGGCACTGGAGCCGGAAGAGGGCAAGTATAGGCTTGATTGGCTGGACGATATTATGGATAGGCTTGCCCAAAATGGAATGAAGGCAGTCCTTGCTACTCCAAGCGGTGCAAAACCGCCCTGGATGTCACAAAAATACCCTGAGATACTGCGTACTCAAGCAGACAGGCTAAAGGATTTACACGGCGGGCGTCATAACCACTGTTTTACTTCCCCGATTTACCGCAAAAAGGTGAGCCGTATAAATCGTATGTTAGCAGAACGTTATGGAAACCATCCGGCGCTGATTTTGTGGCATATCTCAAATGAGTTCAGTGGTGAATGTCATTGTCCCCTGTGTCAGAATGAGTTTCGTAAATTTCTTCAGAATAAGTATGACAATGACCTTGAAAGGCTCAACCATGAGTGGTGGACGGGCTTCTGGTCACACAGGTATACTGATTGGTCTCAAATCGAATCCCCTTCTCCACGAGGGGAGCATGAGACTCATGGACTTATTCTGGATTGGAAAAGATTTGTTTCACACCAGACAATTGACTTTTTTAAAAATGAAATAAAACCCTTACGGGAATTAACACCGGAGGTTCCTGTTACTACAAATCTTATGGGAACTTTTCCCGGCATAGAATACAGGGAACTGGCAAAAGAACTGGATGTGGTTTCCTGGGACAATTACCCAACCTGGCATACCACGGAACAGACTGATTGGAAAATTGGTTTACGAACCTCTTTTGTCCATGACCTTAACAGGTCTCTAAAGCAGGGTAAACCATTTATGATGATGGAAAGTACCCCCAGTACCGTTAACTGGCAAAAGACAAACAAGCTAAAGCGCCCCGGTATGCATATGCTGTCGTCCTTGCAGGCAGTGGCTCATGGAAGTGATACTGTTCAGTACTTCCAGTGGCGAAAGTCACGGGGAAGCTTTGAAAAATTCCATGGTGCGGTGGTAGACCATTCAGGCCATGAGAATACCCGTGTTTTCAGAGATGTTGCACAGTTGGGGCAGGCACTTGAAAAACTTGACGAAGTTGTGGGAACTACAGCTCATTCACAGGTTGCTATAATATTTGACTGGGAAAACCGATGGGCTTTAGAAGAAGCACAGGCTCTTGCCCGTGAAAGGCTGCAATATGAGGAAACCTGTATCTCACATTATGCTGCCTTCTGGAAACAAGGAGTAACAGTAGATATTATAGGTGCCAGAGAGGATTTATCACAGTACAAGCTTGTTATTGCGCCTATGCTTTATATGACACATCCCGGTGTGGGAGAGCGCATCGAGGCTTTTGTCAGAGAGGGTGGAACCTTTGTTACCACCTATTGGAGCGGAATTGTAAATGAGAATGATTTATGTCATCTGGGGGGATTCCCGGGGCCCCTGCTAGGAGTTACGGGTATTTGGAGCGAGGAAATAGATACTTTGCACGCTGATGAAAACAATAGTCTTTTAATGAGTGAAAATTTTTTAGGTCTTTCTGGCTCTTATAGAGTGATGGACTTCTGTGAGTTGATTCGCCCTGAGGCTGCACAGGTTCTGGCTGTGTATGGTGACGATTTTTATCAAGGACGTCCGGCTCTAACGGTTAACCGTTTTGGCAAAGGAGATGCCTACTATATGGCAGCCCGGACAGGAGAAGAGTTTCTTGATGATTTTTACATGGCTCTTATGGAGAAATTGTCACTTACACGTACAATTGAAACCAAGCTGCCAATAGGAGTAACTGCCCAACAGCGCACCGATGGACAATATCGCTATATATTTATAATGAATTTTAATTCAAAGAAGGAGCAAATCTCTCTTAACGGGATTTACACTGATATGTTTACTCAAGTAGACAAGCAAGGAGTTTTGGAACTTGACCCCTTTGACGTAAAAGTTCTGAAAGCTAAAGCAAAATAA
- a CDS encoding TrpB-like pyridoxal phosphate-dependent enzyme — protein sequence MRRDEISKVILSESDIPKQWYNIVADMPNKPAPYHNPATLDVIKPDDMKAIFPDEVIRQEMSSERYIDIPDEVRQRYCQFRPSPLYRAKALEKLLDTPARIYYKYEGTNATGSHKLNTAIPQVYYNKLAGIKRLATETGAGQWGSALSLATSQFGLECSVYMVNVSYQQKPYRRSFMKTFGANVVASPSTLTNSGRSILERDPKCSGSLGIAISEAVEDAATHADTNYALGSVLNHVCLHQTIIGIEAKKQMEYLDEYPDVIFACCGGGSNFAGLTFPFLQDKLKGNNLRAVAVEPSACPTLTKGVFAFDYGDTAKAAPITKMYTLGHDFIPSGIHAGGLRYHGDSAIVSQLYHDGIIEAKAYGQKSVFDAAVAFARAEGIVPAPESAHAIRAAMDEAILAKESGEEKVILFCLSGHGYFDFTAYENYFNGLIDDIEFSPESAEKSLQNLPNIK from the coding sequence ATGAGAAGAGATGAGATCAGTAAGGTAATTCTGTCTGAAAGCGATATTCCCAAACAATGGTACAACATAGTTGCAGACATGCCAAATAAGCCTGCACCCTATCACAATCCAGCAACACTTGATGTTATTAAGCCCGATGATATGAAGGCTATTTTCCCGGATGAGGTAATCAGGCAGGAAATGTCTTCCGAACGATATATAGATATCCCTGACGAAGTTCGTCAAAGGTACTGCCAGTTCAGGCCAAGTCCTCTATACAGGGCAAAGGCTCTTGAAAAACTGTTGGATACTCCTGCCAGAATTTATTATAAATATGAAGGAACAAATGCCACAGGAAGCCACAAGCTTAATACCGCAATACCACAGGTATATTACAACAAACTGGCGGGTATAAAAAGACTTGCAACGGAAACAGGTGCAGGACAATGGGGTAGTGCCTTGAGCCTTGCAACAAGCCAATTTGGATTAGAATGTTCGGTTTACATGGTTAATGTCAGCTATCAGCAAAAACCATACAGACGTTCATTTATGAAAACCTTCGGTGCAAATGTTGTAGCAAGCCCCAGCACACTTACCAACAGCGGAAGAAGTATTTTGGAAAGAGACCCGAAGTGTTCAGGCAGTCTTGGAATAGCAATAAGTGAAGCAGTTGAAGATGCTGCGACACATGCTGATACCAACTATGCCCTTGGAAGTGTTTTAAACCACGTATGCCTGCATCAGACCATAATCGGAATCGAAGCAAAAAAACAAATGGAGTATCTGGATGAATATCCTGATGTAATATTTGCATGCTGCGGAGGCGGAAGCAATTTTGCCGGTCTGACTTTCCCATTTTTGCAGGATAAGCTAAAAGGGAACAACCTCAGGGCTGTAGCTGTTGAACCTTCAGCATGTCCCACTTTGACAAAAGGTGTATTTGCATTTGATTACGGCGATACAGCAAAAGCAGCTCCAATAACAAAAATGTATACTTTAGGGCATGACTTTATTCCATCCGGTATACATGCCGGTGGATTGAGATATCACGGTGATTCCGCCATTGTCAGCCAGTTATACCATGATGGAATCATTGAAGCAAAAGCCTACGGTCAGAAATCAGTCTTTGATGCGGCAGTAGCCTTTGCAAGGGCAGAAGGAATAGTTCCTGCTCCCGAATCGGCACATGCCATAAGGGCTGCAATGGATGAAGCTATTCTGGCAAAGGAATCCGGCGAGGAAAAGGTTATTCTCTTCTGTCTCAGCGGACACGGATACTTTGATTTTACGGCATATGAAAACTATTTTAACGGGCTTATTGATGATATAGAGTTTTCACCGGAATCTGCTGAAAAAAGTTTGCAAAACTTACCGAATATAAAGTAG
- a CDS encoding TIGR02206 family membrane protein, translating to MFRYFFTYIDNIPRRNHNSMFSVQHLLAIGMVICMWCILTILFKDKSDEKKWRMLILTSLLLPLTEGAQMLWYNAVGQFSWGYTLPLHLCSLMCIVLPVMTITRSKLLMEYSYAMGLAPAFMTLLTPDVYYYPSISFIYIQSMLVHGIICFIPIFMVFGMGFKPDIRSLPKTVAMLIAFALLVTPVNIATNGNYFFLRFPAPGSPMEFFAKQVGSPWYLIPTFLLGCFLWVILYMPFVLLKRHKRYSQNSADREKIRILF from the coding sequence ATGTTCAGATATTTTTTTACTTACATAGACAATATACCAAGAAGAAATCACAACTCCATGTTCTCTGTACAGCATCTTCTTGCTATTGGTATGGTGATTTGTATGTGGTGTATTCTTACTATACTGTTCAAGGACAAGAGTGACGAAAAAAAGTGGAGGATGCTTATACTGACCAGCTTGCTGCTGCCCCTGACAGAAGGCGCACAAATGTTATGGTACAACGCTGTAGGACAGTTTTCCTGGGGCTATACACTTCCACTTCACTTGTGCAGCCTTATGTGTATTGTACTCCCTGTAATGACTATTACCAGAAGCAAACTACTGATGGAGTATTCGTATGCTATGGGACTGGCGCCTGCTTTTATGACACTCCTGACACCTGATGTTTACTATTATCCGTCCATTTCATTTATATATATACAAAGTATGCTGGTTCACGGAATTATTTGCTTTATACCCATATTCATGGTTTTTGGTATGGGGTTTAAGCCGGATATACGGAGCCTTCCGAAGACAGTTGCTATGTTGATAGCTTTTGCCCTGTTAGTTACTCCCGTAAATATAGCTACTAACGGGAATTACTTTTTTTTAAGGTTTCCGGCACCCGGCTCACCTATGGAGTTTTTTGCAAAGCAGGTAGGAAGCCCCTGGTATCTCATTCCTACGTTTCTTCTGGGGTGCTTCCTTTGGGTTATATTATATATGCCCTTTGTTTTATTAAAAAGACACAAAAGGTATTCACAGAACTCTGCTGACAGAGAAAAAATCCGGATTTTATTTTAA